Proteins encoded together in one Triticum dicoccoides isolate Atlit2015 ecotype Zavitan chromosome 7B, WEW_v2.0, whole genome shotgun sequence window:
- the LOC119337574 gene encoding probable inositol oxygenase — protein sequence MTIIIEQPQFDAAAERKVAGDQGELVLDGGFTVPDSNAFGHTFRDYDAESERKKTVEEFYRVNHINQTYEFVQRMRDAYGRLDKTEMSIWECIELLNEFIDDSDPDLDMPQIEHLLQTAEAIRKDYPDEDWLHLTGLIHDLGKVLLHPTFGELPQWAVVGDTFPVGCAFDECNVHFKYLKENPDHHNPEFNTKFGAYSEGCGLDNVLMSWGHDDYMYLVAKENKTTLPSAGLFIIRYHSFYPLHKHGAYMHLMNEDDKENLKWLHVFNKYDLYSKSSVRIDVEEVKPYYMSLIDKYFPGKVRW from the exons ATGACCATCATCATCGAGCAGCCTCAGTTTG atgcggcggcggagaggaaGGTCGCCGGCGACCAGGGGGAGCTCGTGCTCGACGGCGGCTTCACCGTGCCGGACTCCAACGCCTTCGGCCACACCTTCAG GGACTACGACGCGGAGTCGGAGCGGAAGAAGACGGTGGAGGAGTTCTACCGCGTGAACCACATCAACCAGACGTACGAGTTTGTGCAgcggatgcgggatgcatatgggcGGCTGGACAAGACGGAGATGAGCATCTGGGAGTGCATCGAGCTGCTCAACGAGTTCATAGACGACAGCGACCCTGACCTGGACATGCCACAGATTGAGCACCTCCTCCAGACCGCCGAGGCCATCCGCAAGGACTACCCCGATGAGGACTGGCTTCACCTCACTGGCCTCATCCATG ATCTGGGCAAGGTGCTGCTGCATCCCACCTTCGGGGAGCTACCTCAGTGGGCAGTCGTAG GTGACACCTTCCCCGTCGGCTGCGCGTTCGACGAATGCAACGTCCACTTCAAG TACTTAAAGGAGAACCCTGACCACCACAACCCGGAGTTCAACACCAAGTTCGGGGCCTACTCCGAGGGGTGCGGGCTGGACAACGTGCTCATGTCATGGGGCCATGACGACTACATGTACCTG GTTGCCAAGGAGAACAAGACCACCCTTCCTTCTGCAGGGCTGTTCATCATCAGATACCACTCCTTCTACC CCCTGCACAAGCATGGAGCCTACATGCACCTGATGAACGAGGACGACAAGGAGAACCTCAAATGGCTGCACGTCTTCAA CAAGTATGACCTGTACAGCAAGAGCAGCGTCAGGATCGACGTCGAGGAAGTGAAGCCCTACTACATGTCGCTCATCGACAAG TACTTCCCGGGGAAGGTGCGATGGTGA